A segment of the Elaeis guineensis isolate ETL-2024a chromosome 6, EG11, whole genome shotgun sequence genome:
ataaaaatgaAAGCATATATCAGcaccagcagcagcagcagcaaaacTACCAATGATAACTGTGTACTCTCTTTCCTTCCCCCAACCAACCACCAGATGCACAATCTTATGAATGGCTCCCGGTAATTGCTATGTGGTATATATACATGTAGTAATTTTAAGCAGCCATCTCTCTCAGCTATCTCAATCTTATGAATGATAGACTTGAGCTTCCCAAGAAGAACAGAATGGTGGACTCTTATGCAAGAAACTTTAAGAGCATCCTAGGCTAATCAGGGAATGGGCTAAACTATTAAAGTAAGACTACAGTTCCGTGAATGTAAAGAATAAATAAGGTGGGCTAAGATTAAAGGAGATGGTAAatacaagcaaaaaaaaaaaaggaataaataGGCTCTTCTCTATCAATCTGGTTTGTGCTTCAGCTCGATGAATTATTTTGTCACTGGTTTGCGGCGGTAGCTAATATTCATATAAATTGAAGGTGGAGCAGCAGATCAAATGAACTATCTGTTTTAATGCAAGATACTGTAGTGCCTCACAGACACCTCCAAAACCTTCTCACTGGGGCAGATCATCTCCTTCATCTTCATCCCGTCCTTGTAGATCTTAAAGGTCGGGACTATTCTCACATTCTCCACCCTGGCAATGACAGGGCTCTCGTTGACATTGACCTTTAATCCAAATGCAGTAAAATCAGATAACAAGAAGGGGAAAAAAGATGAATGCCACAGAAAGAAACTAGACATAATGAAGGGAATATCAGATTACCTTGAGAAAGTTTGCAGATGGATTTTGTGTGCACAGTGCATCCACAAATGGGGACATTTGGGTGCATTGCTGGTTTGATGGTGCCATGAAATAAACAACAGAAGCTCCTGAAATGATTCAAGTTCCACCTTAGTACAATTAGTTGCATGGACAATGGCTATATCAAATATCACACAGCAATGTTGAAGAAACAATGCTACCAAATATATCATTACAATTAAAATAGTAATGAGAACCGAACAAGAGTTTCCAGGTGATTTACTCACAAGCATTTGGTTGAAAATAAAAGCTCATAGAGACATACAAGAACATTAAGCACTATTGTTTGTTGAGGTTGATAATAGAATTGATATAAAAGCTTACACCCATAAAAAGGACATCCAGGTAGCTAGAAGGATAGATGAATAGAAAAGCACTCACCAGGTAAAGATATCGCCGCTTGGAATTGCTCCAAACTAGCAATCTCCTCAACCTCCCCTCCGAATTTCATATTAGAGACTTCCTCACCACGAGATGTTTTCAGTGCAACTTGAGCATGGAATAAGGCTTCAGCCACCTCACTGTCACCTGGAAGCTCCTTTCTTAGGGCTTCATAATCTCGCACAGCTTCAGCCCAGCGCTCAAGCTATCCACCCAAAAAGTAAAACATTAAACAGATAAATCCAAGCTGTTCTTGGTTCCCTAATCTTGCATGACCTGGTGAGCAAAGGACAAGAAACAGACAATAAGAGACAATTTACCTTCGCATAGGAGGCAGCACGTCTGAGAAGGGCCTTGGTATAACTGGGATGAATCCTGAGGGCTTCATTGCAATCCGCAATAGATTTCTCCCACTGTCCAAGCTTGGACCGACAAGCTGCTCTGTTACAATGGAGAACCGGGTTTGATGGATCAGATTTAAGACCTTCCCCATATGCCATGCATGCTTCTGCAAAGCATCCAGATTTGAAGAGCTCATTTCCTTGAGCTCGAGCTCTTGATGCAGATCTCACACCATTCAACACCATTGTCACTTCTGTATTTGTAGGATCCATCTGCCAGGCCTTCTCAGCCATTGCAActgcattctcaaacctgtgaaATTTCATTTATCATTCTCATTAACCCAAAGATCCTTTTATACAAAAACTTAAGGAACTCTAAATTACCGAGCTCACCTTCCCAATGCCATATCAACTTTGGCTCGAACAATGTAGATATAGGAATCTGATAGCATGCCAAAAATTTCGTCTGTAAGGAAGAGAGGATGATGTTTCAAATTTACGTGCACTTGAAAGAGTTGAATCAGCCTCATCGAGCTGGTGGAGATGGAGAAGGGCTTCTGCTCTCAATGCAATGAGCTGCAAATTCCAACTGGTTATGACTTCTACATTCATTTATCCCTTAATTACAGCTAAGAAACGACATTTTAAGAACAAGCAAATCATGAATTTTACCAGCAGAGAGGAGTCAGCCCCTGCAGTCATGGCTGCATCAGCTTCTCTTAAGCGCTCTTCCAATCGCCAATCTTCCTCACATTTGCACACTTTCCCAGATGCCTCTCCACTGCTTGGAGCTTCTGCAACTCAAAATGCTCAGGCTGCTGGCCTCCAAAGTAGATATGCCGCTTTGCATTCTCAACCTGCCCCAACCTGGCATAAGAAATCGCTTAGACAATGTGATCCAGGAaaacaattgaaatttaaaaggaTTACATAATCCAAAATAAATAAAGTTATAATCATTACATTGGAAAAGCATAAAGAAACATATCAGAGAGATCAATTCACTCTAGAATGTTTAATGAAAATTCATCCCAAAG
Coding sequences within it:
- the LOC105047588 gene encoding LOW QUALITY PROTEIN: TPR repeat-containing thioredoxin TTL1 (The sequence of the model RefSeq protein was modified relative to this genomic sequence to represent the inferred CDS: inserted 1 base in 1 codon; deleted 1 base in 1 codon); its protein translation is MGNLVDSVARRAMTSSDLQEVTRAANEQYKRGQFAEALRLYDRGIAMCDHNAAYRSSLVSCRSNRAAALMGLGRLREAVKECEEVLRLDPMNERAHLRLASLYLRLGQVENAKRHIYFGGQQPEHFELQKLQAVERHLGKCANVRKIGDWKSXLREADAAMTAGADSSLLLIALRAEALLHLHQLDEADSTLSSARKFETSSSLPYRRIFGMLSDSYIYIVRAKVDMALGRFENAVAMAEKAWQMDPTNTEVTMVLNGVRSASRARAQGNELFKSGCFAEACMAYGEGLKSDPSNPVLHCNRAACRSKLGQWEKSIADCNEALRIHPSYTKALLRRAASYAKLERWAEAVRDYEALRKELPGDSEVAEALFHAQVALKTSRGEEVSNMKFGGEVEEIASLEQFQAAISLPGASVVYFMAPSNQQCTQMSPFVDALCTQNPSANFLKVNVNESPVIARVENVRIVPTFKIYKDGMKMKEMICPSEKVLEVSVRHYSILH